GGGTGGTGAGCAGCAGAGGGAAACCGTCGGCCAGGCTCACGGTCTCTCCCGGCCGTGCGTAGGCGGGGTCGATGACCCTGCGCCGGTCCGGCGCGTCGAGATGGACCAGCCTGACCTCCGCGCCGAGGAAGTCGCCGAGCCAGGCGTGGGCGCTCGACGCGGCCTCGACCACGTCGAGCCGACTGCGGTGCAGCACCACGCCGATCGTCTCCCGCGGCTCGGGGACCTCCACGGTGAGCGCCGCGCTCCCTGGCGCGGCCAGCATGATTCCGCCACCCGGCACGGGGGTGGCGGAGATCAGCGCCATACGGGGCTGCTGACGCTGCGTGACCACCTTGCCCGTGGTGTCGACCAGCATCCAGCGGCGGTCGCCGTCGAGTCCCCATGGCTCGACGGCGGCCTCGCCGACCGTGCACGCGGCCAGCGATTTGACCGGGTGGATGTGGATGGCACTCAGTTCGGGAGAGGGCATGCCTCCATCCTGCCAGCCACTCCCCGGCAGCCCCTCGCTGTTTAGTAGCCCCGGCCCTGGTACGGGCGGTTGTACGGGTCCTCGTACGGGGACTGCGCGGGCGCAGGGCGCGGCGAGGCCGGACGCATCGACTCGTAGCCGGTACCCGGCGCGGGCCGCTGTGGCTGCTGGTACTGCTGGGGCGACTGCGGCTGGTAGCCGCCGCGCCCCGCAGAAGGCTGCTGCGGAATGTACGGCGCCGGAGCGTGCTGCAGCTGCGCCGGCTGCATCGGCGCGTACCCCTGCTGAGCCATCGGCTGCTGGTAGCCGTACGACGGATTCGGCTGGGAGGGTGCCGCGGGCAGAGCCGGCAGGGCCGACGGCAGGGCCGGCAGGTAGCTGTTGCCGGTGTCATACGCGGCGGGCACTCGGATCGGTGCGATCTGAGGCGTGCCCCGCTCCGCGACCAGGGAGTCGTAGATCGGAGTGTCGGGGAACGACGGTGCGGCGTAGTAGCCGCCGCCGTAGGTGGAGCGGGGGGAGGTCATGGCACCTAAGTTAAGCCCACGATGTGCTGATTGGGGAGCCCGATAAGAGGGTTGTTTTACGTGTTGTGAGTGAACAGCTATCCCCAATGCGAGCGAACTTGGGAAAAAAGGACGCCCAGGAGCGTTGTGATCGTGTAAAAGGCGAGTTCACGGGGGGTTACCGGCGGGTCCACGGGCCCGTACGGACACCACTGTGGGCCGCGCGGCGGGACGGGCATTAGGTTGACCGGGAAAAGTCTCGGCAGCCGGACTCGCGATGGGGGCGAGCATGACCATGCTTAAAGGAACCAATGTTCCGGTGCCGGCTCAGGCCGTGCGCGTCGAATTGGGGTGGCGCGCCGCCCCCGGAACCCCGGACGTGGACGCCTCGGCGCTCCTTCTCCTCGGGTCCGGAAAGGTACGCAGCGACGCGGACTTCGTCTTTTACAATCAGCCGTCCCACGCATCCGGAGCGGTACGCCACGAGGGCAAGCGGACCGCCGCCGGCGCCGCCACCGACACGCTCTCCGTCGACCTCGCCCGGATGGAGCCCGCCGTCGACCGCGTGGTGCTGGCGGCCTCCGCGGACGGTGGTTCGTTCGGCCGGGTGACCGGGCTCTATGTGCGGATCACGGACGCGGCGAACGGCTCGGAACTCGCCCGCTTCGACAGCACCGACGCCACGGTCGAGACCGCCTTCATCCTGGGAGAACTCTACCGGCGCCAGGGCTCCTGGAAGTTCCGGGCGGTCGGCCAGGGCTACGGCACAGGGCTCCAGGGGCTCGCCACGGACTTCGGGATCTCCGTCGACGAACCGCAGCAGTCCCCGCCGGCGCCCCAGCCGCATTCGCCGCTCCAACCCCAACCGCCCCACCCCGCAACCAGGGTTGCCGCCACGCCGCCTCCGCCGCAGTACCCCCAGCCGACGCCTGCCGCCCCGATGGCCCCGCCGGTCCCTCCCGCGCCGCCGGCACCGCCCGTCACTCAGCCCGTCCGGCTGACCAAGGTGACACTTACGAAGGAGGCGCCATCCGTCTCGCTCGCGAAGCAGGGCGGCACTTCGGGAGCCATGCGCGTCAATCTCAACTGGGAAGTGCGCAAGCAGTTCAAGGGGTGGGGCAGCAAACTCGGCAGGGCCGTCGCGCAGCACGCGGATCTCGATCTTGATCTCTGCGCCCTCTACGAACTGACCGACGGACGCAAGGGGGTGGTGCAGGCGCTCGGAAACGCCTTCGGCGCTCTCCACCAGCCGCCCTATATCCAGCTCGACGGCGACGATCGCACAGGCGCCGTCGCCTCAGGCGAGAACCTGACGATCAACCTCGACCAGAAGGCCAGGATCCGCCGGCTCCTGATCTTCGTCACCATCTATGAAGGGGCCCGGAGTTTCGCCGATCTGCATGCGACCGTCACCCTCCAGCCACAGCACGGCGCGGCGATCGACTTCTCGCTCGACGAATGCACCGTCCCCTCGACGGTCTGCGCGCTCGCACTCATCACCACCAACGGGAACGACCTCACCGTGCAGCGCGAAGCCCGCTATCTCGTGCCGCAACGCGGAGTGAGCCCGCAGCGCACCATCGACCAGGCATACGGCTGGGGCATGAACTGGACCCCCGGGCGCAAGTGAGACCGGACGGCGGTCACTGATCCGGTGCGGCTTCGGGACGGGCGTACGTACGCCCCTTCCAGGCCGCACCGCGGCCGCGGTAGTGCTGCACCGCGGAATCGACCGTCATCAGCAGATACAGCATCGCGGTGAACGGCAGCAGCGGAGCGAGCCACAGCGACTGCCGGTAGTAGCCGAGCATCGGCATGTACGTCCCGGCCATCACGGCCCACGCCGCGCCCCCGGCCCAGGCAGCCGCCGGTTCGCCGCCCAGCAGCCCCGCCACGAGCGTCACGGGCGGCGCCAGGTAGATGAGTGCGAGCCCGAGCACCGTGCCGAGCAGCACCAGCGGACTGTGCCGCAACTGCGCGTATGCACTCCGCGAGACCATGCGCCACAGGTCCGCCAGGCGCGGATACGGCCGCACGCTGTCCACGCGCTCCGCGAGCCCCAGCCAGATCCGTCCGCCGCTGCGCTGCACCGCCCGCGCCAGGGACACGTCGTCGATCACCGCCTGCCGGATCGAATCCGGCACCCGTGCCCGTACGGCCGCCTCGGTCCGCAGCAGCACGCATCCGCCCGCCGCGGCGGCCGTCCGGGTCCCCGCCCGGTTCACCCACCGGAACGGATACAGCTGCGAGAAGAAGTAGACGAAGGCCGGCACGACCAGCCGTTCCCAGACGCTCTCCACCCGCAGCCGCGCCATCTGCGAGACCAGGTCGAAGCCGCCCGAGTCGGCGGCCGCCACCAACTCCCGCAGACTGTCCGGTTCGTGCGCGATATCGGCGTCCGTCAGCAGCAGGTACTCGGGATCCCGGGACCGGGCCAGCGCGATCCCGTGCCGAACCGCCCAGAGCTTGCCCGTCCAGCCGGGCTCGGGTTCTCCCGGGGACACCACGGTGACGGGCAGCCCCGCGCACCGTACGGACAGCTCACGGGCGAGATCGCCGGTGCCGTCCTTGCTGCAGTCGTCGACCAGGAAGACCTCGGCGGTTCCCGGGTAGTCCTGCGCCAGCAGCGACGGCAGGCTCACCGGGAGCATGTCCGCCTCGTCGCGCGCCGGCACGACGATGGCGACCGAGGGCCAGTGCGCAGGGGCGGCTCGGCCCGGCAGCCGCTGGTCGGTCCGCCAGAAGAACCCCTGCCCCAGCAACAGCCACACCCACACGACCAGCGAACCCACGGCGATCCAGGCAACGGCGCTCATTGGCCGAAGTCTGCCCCACTGAGCCGGGACCGCAAGGGCGGTCGACTATGGTGACTGGGTGAAGATCGCGCTCATGGACTCCGGAATCGGCCTGCTCGCCGCCGCCGCCGCAGTACGCCGGCTGAGGCCGGACGCCGATCTGGTGCTCTCCTCCGACCCCGGCAGCATGCCCTGGGGGCCCCGGACGCCCGAAGACGTCACGGCACGCGCCCTCGCCGTCGCCCGTGCCGCCGCGGACCATCGGCCCGACGCGCTGATCGTCGCCTGCAACACGGCCTCCGTCCACGCGCTGGCCGCGCTCCGGGCCGAGCTGGAGCCCGCGCTGCCGGTCATCGGCACCGTCCCCGCGATCAAGCCGGCCGCCGCGGCAGGCGGCCCGGTCGCGATCTGGGCAACCCCGGCCACCACCGGCAGCCCGTACCAGCGCGGACTGATCCGTGACTTCGCCGGCTCCGCGGCCGTCACCGAGGTGCCCTGCCCCGGACTGGCCGACGCCGTGCAGTACGCGGACGAGGCCGGCATCGAGAAGGCCCTGGCCGCCGCCGCCGCGCTCACTCCGCCCGATGTGCAGGCCGTCGTGCTGGGCTGCACCCACTACGAGCTGGTCGCCGAACGCATCCGCGCTGCCGTCCAGCAGCCCGGCCGCCCGCCCGTCGTCCTGCACGGCTCCGCCGGCGCCGTCGCCGCCCAGGCCCTGCGCCGGATCGGGGCCGAGCCCGCTCCGTCGGCCGAACCCTCCACCGGACTCGCCGTTCTCCTCGGCGGACACCTGTCCGAGCTGCCGGAAACCGCCCTGGCCTACCGGGAAGGGCGCAGACTCTCCGCCGTCAGCACCACCCGCTGACCCTCCGGCGGCCCGACGGGGGCCGTTGGACCCGTCCCGGCGCGCGGATTCTTCAGTACGCTGCTTGGCATGAGGGACCACCCCCAGAATCCGACGCGTACCGGTGCCGACACGCACACCGCCGTCTGGACCGGCCGGGCCACCAACCGGACCCAATGGGTACTCGCGGCCGCCGGCGCCGCCTGCCTGGCGCTCGGCATCCAGCTCGCCGTCAGTTCCACCTGGACCTCCGGCGTCGCCCCGCTGCTGATGTCGGTGATCGGCTGCGTGGCGGCCGGACTGCTCATGCTGTTCGGCACCCTCGCCTTCGTGAACGTGGTGGTCCGCGTCGACGGTGACGCCCTCGAAGTGCGCTGTGGCCACATGGGGCTGCCGCGCCGCCGGATTCTGCTCACCCATGTGGTGGGCGCGGAGTTCGCACCGCAGGTCACCCCGCGCCAGTGGGGCGGCTGGGGCTACCGCTGGCGCCCCGAGAAGGGCACGGCCGTGGTCGTGCGCCGGGGCGAGGGGCTGGTGCTCAGGCTCGGCGACGGCAGGACCTTCACGGTCACGGTCGACGACGCGGAAGAGGGCGTCCGGTTCATCCGCGACCGCCTGCATCTGCCGCCCACCGGCGCACCGGCGGGCGCCTGACCTTCGGGGCGCGGCGGCCCGTGCGGATTCCGGCGCCGGATCGGTGCCGGCGCCATGCGTGCCGTCATGCGGGTTCCCGGCTCGTCTCACCGCTCCGCGCGGTCCGCCTGCGGATCGGACCCGGGCACGCCGTCCCCGCCGCGCGGCAACCGCTCCGTACCGGTGGCGCCCGCGGGGCCGCCCGCTCCGATCGGCCGCCTGGCCGAAGCCAGCCCGGCCAGCAGTCCCGCCCCCGCCGTCACCGGCGTGAAACTCAGCGCGTTGCCGACACTCGCCAGCGCCGCCAGTGCCGTGAGCGCGGCGCCGGCGGTCAGGGCCACCGCAGTGCTGCGCGGCGAGCGCCACAGGACGTACAGAAGCCAGCCGAACGCGGCCGCCAGCAGCACCACACCGACCACCCCCTGCTCGGCCGCCTGCTGCAGCGCCGCCGAGTGCGGCTTCCCGTCCGAACCGAGGGTCTGCTGCGCGGTGGGGCTCAGGTCGGCGAAGCGGTCGGGGCCGATACCGAGCCACGGGTGCTGCCCGGCCAGCCGCGCCGCGTCCTGCCACAGCTGCACCCGGTAGCTGGTGAGCCGGCCCTCCAGGGAGACCGTGAGCCCGCCGGGCAGCACGTCCTGGGCCACCGCCCACGAGAGGCCGGCCATCAGACCCGCGGCCAGCGCCAGACCGGCGAGAGCGAGCAGCCGACGGCGCGTCCTGACCGCCGCCAGGGAGCACAGCAGCACTCCGAGCGCCGCCGCGAACCCGGTGACGGAGCCGAGCCCGAGCGAGGCACAGGCCGTGCCGAGAGCCAGCAGCCGCAGGGCGAACCGCAGCGACTCCCGCCGGGCCGCGGCCGCCGCGCAGCAGGCAGCGCCGGCCGCCAGGACCAGCAGCGCGGCGCCCGCACCGGTGTGTCCCGGAGCGGTGTCCACGGTGGCCGTGGCACCGGGCATGCCATGACGCCAGACCAGCGCCATGCCGAGGGCGGCCAAGGCGGCGACGGCCGCGGTGGCCACCGGCAGCAGCGTTCCGCAGATCCGCCCGCAGGCGAAACCCGCCGCAACGGCGAGCAGCGCGAGCAGTACCCCTTCCGGGCGGGTCTCACGTCCGGCCGCGCTGATCAGCGACCAGATCGCACAGGCGGCCAGAATCAGTGCCCCGGCGATGTCGGAGGCGTTGCCGTCCTCGGGCCCCCGCTCTGCTGGTGCAGCCATCACGTCCGTCCCCCGGCCTGTGACCGTCCCGATCGCGAGGGCCGGATCCGGCCCGGTCGGCGGGGGACTGGCGCACAGATTAACGGCCGTGGCGGTCATATGTGCAGGAGATGCGAAGAAACGATCCGGCGGTACGGATTCCGCCACCGGGACAGGGCTCCCCGCCACATAGCCCGTCACCGTAGACTCCGCCGGGTGAGCACCACCATCGCCCAGGTCGGCGACCCGCAGAAGCCTGTCTCCGCCCCCCGAGCCGGCCGTCTGCTGCCGCGCCTCGCACGGCCCACCGCCGCCGTCCTGTCCGGGGTGATGCTGTACGCGAGCTTCCCGCCCCGGCCCCTGTGGTGGCTGGTCCTGCCCGGATTCGCCCTGCTCGGCTGGGTGCTGTTCGAGCGCAGGCTCCGTGCGGCGTTCGGCCTCGGCCTGCTCGCCGGACTCGGCTTCATGCTGCCGCTGCTGCACTGGACCGGCGAAGAGGTCGGCCCGGTGCCGTGGCTGGCCCTCGCCGCGGCCGAGGCGCTGTTCATCGCCGTGGGCTGCATCGGCATCTCGGCCGTGTCCCGGCTCGCCGGCTGGCCGCTCTGGGCGGCCGCGGTCTGGACGCTCGACGAGGCGCTCCGGGCCAGGGTGCCGTTCGGCGGTTTCCCCTGGGGCAAGATCGCCTTCGGGCAGGCGGACAGTGTGTTCCTGCCGCTCGCCGCGCTGGGCGGCACCCCGCTCCTCTCCTTCGCCGTGGTGCTGTGCGGCTTCGGCCTCTTCGAGGCGGTCCGCCTCTTCCGTATCCACCGCACCACGGGCGAACTGCCCCGCCTGGCGGCCGCAGCGACTGCGGCGGCCGTCCTGGTGCCGGTCGCCGCAGCCCTCGCA
This genomic interval from Streptomyces sp. NBC_00464 contains the following:
- a CDS encoding glutamate racemase — translated: MKIALMDSGIGLLAAAAAVRRLRPDADLVLSSDPGSMPWGPRTPEDVTARALAVARAAADHRPDALIVACNTASVHALAALRAELEPALPVIGTVPAIKPAAAAGGPVAIWATPATTGSPYQRGLIRDFAGSAAVTEVPCPGLADAVQYADEAGIEKALAAAAALTPPDVQAVVLGCTHYELVAERIRAAVQQPGRPPVVLHGSAGAVAAQALRRIGAEPAPSAEPSTGLAVLLGGHLSELPETALAYREGRRLSAVSTTR
- a CDS encoding DUF6643 family protein, with product MTSPRSTYGGGYYAAPSFPDTPIYDSLVAERGTPQIAPIRVPAAYDTGNSYLPALPSALPALPAAPSQPNPSYGYQQPMAQQGYAPMQPAQLQHAPAPYIPQQPSAGRGGYQPQSPQQYQQPQRPAPGTGYESMRPASPRPAPAQSPYEDPYNRPYQGRGY
- a CDS encoding TerD family protein, with protein sequence MGASMTMLKGTNVPVPAQAVRVELGWRAAPGTPDVDASALLLLGSGKVRSDADFVFYNQPSHASGAVRHEGKRTAAGAATDTLSVDLARMEPAVDRVVLAASADGGSFGRVTGLYVRITDAANGSELARFDSTDATVETAFILGELYRRQGSWKFRAVGQGYGTGLQGLATDFGISVDEPQQSPPAPQPHSPLQPQPPHPATRVAATPPPPQYPQPTPAAPMAPPVPPAPPAPPVTQPVRLTKVTLTKEAPSVSLAKQGGTSGAMRVNLNWEVRKQFKGWGSKLGRAVAQHADLDLDLCALYELTDGRKGVVQALGNAFGALHQPPYIQLDGDDRTGAVASGENLTINLDQKARIRRLLIFVTIYEGARSFADLHATVTLQPQHGAAIDFSLDECTVPSTVCALALITTNGNDLTVQREARYLVPQRGVSPQRTIDQAYGWGMNWTPGRK
- a CDS encoding O-antigen ligase family protein; translation: MAAPAERGPEDGNASDIAGALILAACAIWSLISAAGRETRPEGVLLALLAVAAGFACGRICGTLLPVATAAVAALAALGMALVWRHGMPGATATVDTAPGHTGAGAALLVLAAGAACCAAAAARRESLRFALRLLALGTACASLGLGSVTGFAAALGVLLCSLAAVRTRRRLLALAGLALAAGLMAGLSWAVAQDVLPGGLTVSLEGRLTSYRVQLWQDAARLAGQHPWLGIGPDRFADLSPTAQQTLGSDGKPHSAALQQAAEQGVVGVVLLAAAFGWLLYVLWRSPRSTAVALTAGAALTALAALASVGNALSFTPVTAGAGLLAGLASARRPIGAGGPAGATGTERLPRGGDGVPGSDPQADRAER
- a CDS encoding MOSC domain-containing protein → MPSPELSAIHIHPVKSLAACTVGEAAVEPWGLDGDRRWMLVDTTGKVVTQRQQPRMALISATPVPGGGIMLAAPGSAALTVEVPEPRETIGVVLHRSRLDVVEAASSAHAWLGDFLGAEVRLVHLDAPDRRRVIDPAYARPGETVSLADGFPLLLTTLASLDALNSLIAQGDHPGEGPLPMNRFRPNVVVAGTAAWAEDGWTRLSIGDVTFRVVKPSARCVITTTDQHTARRGAEPLRTLARHRLSGKELLFGQNLIPDTAGVVRIGDPVRILG
- a CDS encoding glycosyltransferase, with protein sequence MSAVAWIAVGSLVVWVWLLLGQGFFWRTDQRLPGRAAPAHWPSVAIVVPARDEADMLPVSLPSLLAQDYPGTAEVFLVDDCSKDGTGDLARELSVRCAGLPVTVVSPGEPEPGWTGKLWAVRHGIALARSRDPEYLLLTDADIAHEPDSLRELVAAADSGGFDLVSQMARLRVESVWERLVVPAFVYFFSQLYPFRWVNRAGTRTAAAAGGCVLLRTEAAVRARVPDSIRQAVIDDVSLARAVQRSGGRIWLGLAERVDSVRPYPRLADLWRMVSRSAYAQLRHSPLVLLGTVLGLALIYLAPPVTLVAGLLGGEPAAAWAGGAAWAVMAGTYMPMLGYYRQSLWLAPLLPFTAMLYLLMTVDSAVQHYRGRGAAWKGRTYARPEAAPDQ